A genomic region of Anopheles aquasalis chromosome Y, idAnoAquaMG_Q_19, whole genome shotgun sequence contains the following coding sequences:
- the LOC126579929 gene encoding mucin-5AC-like isoform X2, which produces MPLYSELYHNFVGNTPIIPTPISVGSASYSPPTYVGVSRAYPNALTGAGGRTSVTHPTFSRGYVPKLTPITETPLTSTRIAALGRVSSPKFLHHTGPAGTGTGSSIAGHAGHGHVSPTYQKPRRTINTADIDVSASKYASRSSPSPSSTLLSQRGKTLVDSYVGTSPPAAGVHLNHHHHHHHHSTINNNNSAPSVATSPSEGTDTRSVTRDQELSERSEQRRARSTINRNRAVVRLNTIRARSRSRGSRGSTERSERTSPDTTTTATTATTAAASTGYDEQMLLLEPATTRGSSSWRDNFREELSFRPRRTEPTKSPGELLLEKHLIREGVAAEQPLDTGGLILRSPVMKRRGTVNRRKSGAKIPSFHEICADISSDKLDDDLNAGELRRRASQLIEDELLQFQAELKQVAAAAAATGNGANGSGPGGAPGAVPPETLEERLKEALEQQIQEDSGVEFAEKRKQKKVKRTKTKVLPRLECVEQQQQQDTVTAVTGDVVVENAPPPRLVAAVESIEECTLFKLPKKKKKAVSGEGAAEKEEQSTPKKTAALSKSVVTSGTVPVPVSHQAVVSTVGGSEPKQAVLLRNGFGAEVSQTAAETKESQPKAVPAVKQQVGIKTYVRKKTVEKLSELSATVVSVDSDAAAAAAPKVLPAEPPKVQESGSTTVEVLAAKRVVPKEQQQPLALDEKKFPNQNSTEPLKVKQAGAAAPKVLPAEPPKVQESGSTTVEVLAAKRVVPKEQQQPLALDEKKFPNQNSTEPLKVKQAGAAAQKVLPAEPPKVQESGSTTVEVLAAKRVVPKEQQQPLALDEKKFPNQNSTEPLKVKQAGAAAQKVLPAEPPKVQESGSTTVEVLAAKRVVSKEQQQPPALDEKKFPNQNSTEPLKVKQAGAAAPKVLPAEPPKVQESGSTTVEVLAAKRVVPKEQQQPPALDEKKFPNQNSTEPLKVKQAGAAAQKVLPAEPPKVQESGSTTVEVLAAKRVVSKEQQQPLALDEKKFPNQNSTEPLKVKQAGAAAPKVLPAEPPKVQESGSTTVEVLAAKRVVPKEQQQPLALDEKKFPNQHTTEPLKVKQVTAATPGVTVAEQSTKKSESCSPTDTGVQLESSTGASKAGTVPVPKAGQGNVASAQPDFQASLAAGSKPASSKLQQPAAGAPAPKPVEEPKAAPKAIGGLKPAVRKKPLELSTVDEVDFWSTIGTRETVSFARRKQQQLGGDLRPRFIEEEQEDGSSSSASAASPTVHQKQFREAFGHSTPPTTPTATVAPAPGERKQLANGQRGAPTPSEQSKADGGKAVQPPVSPAVNQGATDPGKRLPSAAAEKPSPPASQGAAKPGVGDPVPKVVARVTEPLPGGGSTLGASTGLPGHVPLDTKKLSPKELIKAVAPNIAAAVEQKKRSEEQCKQSLAQTPVASPSTTITTTMMTTTTTTTTTTTTTTMTTMMNEEPTTKKVVKKVVKVVKTKTATGTGPGDQPVAKDVPPATLVTKAKQPPPQNKPPSVSITKDEKVQQQQTLERMKTKLNRITLNMGAKSLEVEVKECQKCQSAIVVSSEGPAGGTLSVLPGAIGQPSVTSSALQQKPMMTTTNTTSTTTTGRPILAYTGTKLTKNKFGTLDNLSDLSSTAAGNDNTSQQNNQQQAQVSGASVQQRNSKQYRCGARSEEEEAEEGDASASETSFSGVEDDWTSSDDELDAMANDKPEKKKPFDPTKRVKLNFDQMRKCYSKEEKCPIVLVARPRPLWKVKRHGHRHNRKADLTSSSSSGSSSSGSGSSRRASRATDDSTTTTSTTTSTTGRTSNDQTSSGAASTVEGAGATSDINTDSSVNSSTGGQRHRHQQAGKQKQKQKRGSASGGSGAASTLPSDPFGDIYDTPMVIPLHAEPRCSSSASRSATGAQARKSSGSVLDENNNNNNGGNSGSQSSQALTDLIGDEDERGRSIGVGHEVRSTSTSSHDSGFYGGGTAPISPKKALETSYTYAQFQKTGKLTAPATVIPRFRKYNVDDFHFLTVLGKGSFGKVFLAELKNSDYYYAIKCLKKDVVLEDDDVDCTLIERKVLALGTKHPFLCHLFCTFQTDSHLFFVMEYLNGGDLMFHIQQSGRFPEARARFYAAEIVSGLKFLHRKGIVYRDLKLDNVLLDYDGHVRIADFGMCKLEIYLDKLADSFCGTPDYMAPEIIKGQKYNQAVDWWSFGVLVYEMLVGQSPFSGCDEDELFWSICNEIPWFPHYLSKEALRLLQSLLEKDATIRLGVLNTMDEESDIKYHPFFNSITWDKLERRAVEPPFKPQVRHPLDTQYFDKQFTRERARLTPIDRNILASMDQAQFEGFTYTNPNNTLT; this is translated from the exons ATGCCACTGTACTCGGAGCTGTACCACAACTTTGTGGGCAACACGCCAATCATCCCGACCCCGATCTCGGTCGGTTCGGCCAGCTACAGCCCACCGACGTACGTCGGTGTGTCGCGTGCCTACCCGAACGCCCTGACCGGTGCGGGCGGGCGGACGAGCGTCACCCATCCCACCTTCAGCCGCGGGTACGTACCGAAGCTGACGCCGATCACCGAGACACCGCTGACCAGCACGCGGATCGCGGCACTTGGGCGCGTCAGCTCGCCCAAGTTCCTGCACCACACCGGGCcggccggtaccggtaccggttccaGCATAGCCGGCCATGCCGGCCACGGGCACGTGTCGCCAACGTACCAGAAACCTCGGCGCACCATCAACACGGCCGACATCGACGTGTCCGCGTCCAAGTACGCGTCCCGCTCGTCcccgtcaccatcgtcaacACTCCTGTCGCAGCGCGGTAAAACCCTGGTCGACTCGTACGTCGGCACCAGTCCACCGGCGGCCGGTGTGCAcctcaaccatcaccaccaccaccaccaccactctacaatcaacaacaacaacagtgcacCATCGGTTGCGACGTCACCCAGTGAAGGGACGGACACGCGCTCGGTGACACGCGATCAAGAGCTCAGTGAGCGCAGCGAACAGCGGCGGGCACGCTCCACcatcaaccggaaccgggccGTGGTGCGGCTGAACACGATCCGTGCCCGTAGCCGGTCACGCGGTAGCCGCGGTAGTACGGAGCGATCGGAGCGCACCTCACCagacaccacgacgacggcgacgacggcgacgacggcggccgcATCGACCGGGTACGATGAGCAGATGCTCCTGCTCGAACCCGCTACTACCCGGGGTAGTAGCTCGTGGCGGGACAACTTCCGCGAGGAGCTATCGTTTCGACCGCGGCGTACCGAACCGACGAAATCGCCcggtgagctgctgctcgaaaaGCATCTGATACGGGAGGGGGTGGCGGCCGAACAGCCGCTCGATACCGGCGGCCTTATCCTTCGCTCCCCGGTCATGAAGCGGCGCGGTACGGTGAACCGGCGGAAGAGCGGGGCCAAGATACCGAGCTTCCACGAGATCTGCGCCGACATCAGCTCGGACAAGCTGGACGACGATCTGAATGCGGGCGAACTGCGGCGCCGGGCGTCCCAGCTGATCGAGGATGAGCTGCTCCAGTTCCAGGCGGAGCTGAAACAGgtggctgccgctgccgctgccacggGGAACGGCGCAAACGGTAGCGGTCCGGGTGGCGCACCCGGTGCCGTTCCGCCCGAGACGCTCGAGGAGCGGCTAAAGGAGGCACTCGAGCAGCAGATACAGGAGGATTCCGGTGTCGAGTTTGCCGAGAAGcgcaagcagaagaaggtgaagcgcACCAAGACGAAGGTGCTACCGCGGTTAGAGTGcgtggaacagcagcagcaacaggacacCGTGACCGCCGTAACCGGggacgtggtggtggagaatgcgccaccaccgcggctAGTGGCCGCGGTGGAATCGATCGAGGAGTGCACACTGTTCAAGCTgcccaagaagaagaaaaaggcgGTAAGTGGTGAAGGAGCGGCGGAGAAAGAGGAGCAAAGCACACCGAAGAAGACGGCGGCGCTGAGCAAGTCCGTGGTCACGAGCGgcacggtaccggtgccggtttcgCACCAGGCGGTGGTCTCCACCGTCGGTGGCAGCGAACCGAAACAGGCCGTACTGCTGCGGAACGGGTTCGGCGCGGAGGTGTCCCAAACGGCCGCCGAGACGAAGGAAAGTCAACCGAAAGCGGTACCGGCAGTGAAGCAGCAGGTGGGAATCAAGACGTACGTACGGAAGAAAACGGTCGAGAAGCTCAGTGAACTGTCAGCGACAGTGGTGAGCGTGGATagtgacgctgctgctgctgctgcaccaaaagTATTGCCAGCTGAACCGCCAAAGGTGCAGGAATCGGGGAGCACAACTGTGGAAGTGCTGGCGGCCAAGAGAGTAGTTCccaaggagcaacagcagccgctggCACTCGATGAGAAGAAGTTTCCGAATCAGAACTCGACGGAGCCCTTGAAAGTGAAgcaagctggtgctgctgcaccaaaagTATTGCCAGCTGAACCGCCAAAGGTGCAGGAATCGGGGAGCACAACTGTGGAAGTGCTGGCGGCCAAGAGAGTAGTTCccaaggagcaacagcagccgctggCACTCGATGAGAAGAAGTTTCCGAACCAGAACTCGACGGAGCCCTTGAAAGTGAAgcaagctggtgctgctgcacaaaaAGTATTGCCAGCTGAACCGCCAAAGGTGCAGGAATCGGGGAGCACAACTGTGGAAGTGCTGGCGGCCAAGAGAGTAGTTCccaaggagcaacagcagccgctggCACTCGATGAGAAGAAGTTTCCGAACCAGAACTCAACAGAGCCCTTGAAAGTAAAgcaagctggtgctgctgcacaaaaAGTATTGCCAGCTGAACCGCCAAAGGTGCAGGAATCGGGGAGCACAACTGTGGAAGTGCTGGCGGCCAAGAGAGTAGTttccaaggagcagcagcagccgccggcaCTCGATGAGAAGAAGTTTCCGAACCAGAATTCGACGGAGCCCTTGAAAGTGAAgcaagctggtgctgctgcaccaaaagTATTGCCAGCTGAACCGCCAAAGGTGCAGGAATCGGGGAGCACAACTGTGGAAGTGCTGGCGGCCAAGAGAGTAGTTcccaaggagcagcagcagccgccggcaCTCGATGAGAAGAAGTTTCCGAACCAGAATTCGACGGAGCCCTTGAAAGTGAAgcaagctggtgctgctgcacaaaaAGTATTGCCAGCTGAACCGCCAAAGGTGCAGGAATCGGGGAGCACAACTGTGGAAGTGCTGGCGGCCAAGAGAGTAGTTTccaaggagcaacagcagccgctggCACTCGATGAGAAGAAGTTTCCGAACCAGAATTCGACGGAGCCCTTGAAAGTGAAgcaagctggtgctgctgcaccaaaagTATTGCCAGCTGAACCGCCAAAGGTGCAGGAATCGGGGAGCACAACTGTGGAAGTGCTGGCGGCCAAGAGAGTAGTTCccaaggagcaacagcagccgctggCACTCGATGAGAAGAAGTTTCCGAACCAGCACACGACGGAGCCCTTGAAAGTGAAGCAagttactgctgctactcctggaGTAACCGTTGCAGAGCAGTCGACGAAGAAGTCCGAATCATGCAGCCCTACGGACACTGGCGTCCAACTAGAGTCCAGCACTGGCGCTAGCAAAGCTGGAACTGTACCGGTACCAAAAGCAGGCCAGGGCAACGTTGCCTCGGCCCAGCCTGATTTCCAGGCCAGTCTGGCGGCCGGTTCCAAACCAGCGTCCAGCAAGCTGCAGCAACCGGCAGCCGGTGCACCAGCCCCCAAACCAGTGGAAGAACCAAAGGCGGCCCCGAAAGCGATCGGTGGCCTGAAGCCGGCGGTACGCAAGAAACCGCTCGAGCTGTCAACGGTGGACGAGGTTGACTTCTGGAGTACGATCGGGACGCGTGAAACCGTCTCGTTTGCTCGgcgaaagcaacagcagctgggcGGTGATCTGCGGCCACGATTCATcgaggaggaacaggaggacGGTTCATCGTCTTCGGCGTCGGCCGCCTCACCGACCGTCCACCAGAAGCAGTTCCGTGAAGCGTTCGGTCACTCCacaccaccgaccacaccgACAGCTACTgttgcaccggcaccgggggaGCGCAAACAGCTAGCAAATGGGCAGCGGGGGGCACCAACACCGTCCGAACAGAGCAAAGCAGATGGTGGTAAGGCAGTGCAGCCGCCCGTCTCACCGGCGGTCAACCAAGGTGCAACGGATCCAGGAAAGCGGCTTCCTTCCGCAGCCGCCGaaaaaccttcaccaccagcgtcaCAGGGGGCGGCCAAACCGGGTGTCGGTGACCCGGTGCCGAAGGTGGTGGCACGCGTCACCGAGCCACTTCCGGGCGGCGGAAGTACACTCGGTGCATCGACCGGTTTGCCGGGGCACGTGCCACTCGACACGAAGAAGCTCTCGCCGAAGGAGCTGATCAAGGCGGTGGCACCGAACATTGCGGCGGCCGTTGAGCAGAAGAAGCGATCCGAGGAGCAATGTAAACAAAGCCTCGCTCAGACCCCGGTGGCGAGCCCGAGCACCACGATCACtaccacgatgatgacgacaacgacgacgacgacgacgacgacgacgacaacgacgatgactacCATGATGAACGAGGAGCCCACCACCaagaaggtggtgaagaaggtggtgaaagtggtgaaaacgaaaacggcTACCGGTACGGGGCCCGGTGATCAGCCTGTGGCCAAGGATGTGCCACCGGCCACGCTGGTCACCAAAGCGAAGCAACCGCCACCACAGAACAAGCCACCCAGCGTCAGCATCACCAAGGACgaaaaggtgcagcagcagcagacgctcGAGCGCATGAAGACGAAGCTGAATCGGATAACGCTGAACATGGGCGCGAAAAGCCTCGAGGTGGAGGTGAAGGAATGCCAAAAATGTCAGTCGGCGATCGTCGTGTCGTCCGAGGGTCCCGCTGGTGGTACGCTGAGCGTGCTTCCGGGCGCGATCGGGCAGCCATCGGTGACGTCATCGGCCTTACAGCAGAAGCCGatgatgaccaccaccaacaccaccagcaccaccacgaccgggCGGCCGATCCTTGCCTACACCGGTACCAAGCTGACAAAGAATAAATTCGGCACGCTAGACAACCTGAGCGACCTATCATCGACGGCCGCTGGCAACGATAACACATCGCAGCAGAATAATCAGCAACAGGCGCAAGTCAGTGGTGCAAGTGTACAACagcgcaacagcaaacagtacAGGTGTGGTGCGCGCagtgaggaagaggaagcagaggaaggtgacgcatcggcatcggagaCCTCCTTCTCCGGCGTAGAGGACGACTGGACGTCGTCGGACGACGAGCTAGACGCGATGGCGAACGATAAgccggaaaagaagaaacccttCGACCCGACCAAGCGGGTCAAGCTCAACTTTGACCAGATGCGCAAGTGCTACTCGAAGGAGGAGAAGTGCCCGATCGTCCTAGTGGCCCGGCCCCGCCCGCTCTGGAAGGTGAAACGGCACGGCCACCGGCACAACCGGAAGGCCGAcctgacgagcagcagcagtagcggcagcagcagcagcggtagcggcagcagccgccgtGCCAGTCGTGCAACCGACGACTCGACCACCACAACCTCGACCACCACGTCCACCACCGGGCGCACCTCCAACGATCAAACGTCCTCCGGGGCGGCCTCCACGGTCGAGGGTGCCGGTGCAACCTCGGACATCAACACCGACAGCAGCGTCAACTCGAGTACGGGCggccagcgccaccgccaccagcaggccggcaagcagaagcagaagcaaaaacgGGGCAGCGCATCCGGTGGATCAGGGGCAGCGTCCACCCTGCCCTCCGATCCGTTCGGTGACATCTACGATACACCGATGGTCATTCCGCTGCACGCGGAACCACgctgcagtagcagcgccAGCCGGAGCGCAACCGGTGCGCAAGCCCGCAAAAGCAGCGGCTCAGTCCTGgacgagaacaacaacaacaacaacgggggCAACAGTGGCAGCCAGAGTAGCCAGGCGCTGACCGATCTGAtcggcgacgaggacgaacggGGCCGCTCGATCGGTGTTGGGCACGAGGtgcgcagcaccagcaccagtagccaCGATTCCGGTTTCTACGGTGGCGGTACCGCACCGATCAGCCCGAAGAAGGCGCTCG AGACATCATACACGTACGCCCAGTTCCAGAAGACGGGCAAGCTGACTGCCCCGGCCACAGTGATACCGCGCTTCCGGAAGTACAACGTGGACGATTTCCACTTCTTGACGGTGCTGGGCAAGGGTAGCTTTGGCAAG GTGTTTTTGGCTGAGCTAAAAAACTCGGACTACTACTACGCGATCAAGTGCCTGAAGAAGGATGTCGTGctggaggacgacgacgtcgactgTACACTGATCGAGCGAAAGGTACTGGCCCTCGGTACCAAGCACCCGTTCCTGTGCCATTTGTTCTGCACCTTTCAAACGGAT AGTCACTTGTTTTTCGTCATGGAGTACCTGAACGGTGGGGACCTCATGTTTCACATACAGCAGAGTGGACGGTTCCCGGAGGCCCGCGCCCGCTTCTACGCCGCCGAGATCGTGTCCGGGCTCAAGTTCCTGCACCGCAAGGGCATCGTCTATCG CGATCTGAAGCTGGACAATGTGCTGCTGGACTACGACGGCCACGTGCGGATAGCCGACTTCGGCATGTGCAAGCTGGAAATCTATCTGGACAAGCTGGCGGACAGCTTCTGCGGTACACCGGACTACATGGCACCTGAAATCATAAAG GGTCAGAAGTACAACCAGGCCGTAGACTGGTGGTCGTTCGGCGTGCTGGTCTACGAGATGCTCGTCGGCCAGTCCCCCTTCAGCGGCTgcgacgaggacgagctgTTCTGGTCCATCTGCAACGAGATTCCGTGGTTTCCGCACTATCTCTCCAAGGAGGCGCTACGATTGCTGCAATCG ctgctggagaaaGATGCCACGATTCGGCTCGGCGTGCTGAATACGATGGACGAGGAGAGTGACATCAAATACCATCCATTTTTCAATAGTATTACCTGGGACAAGCTGGAGAGAAGAGCCGTCGAGCCCCCGTTCAAGCCACAAGTC CGGCACCCGCTCGATACGCAGTATTTCGACAAGCAGTTCACCCGCGAGCGAGCACGACtgacaccgatcgatcgcaacatACTGGCCTCGATGGATCAGGCCCAGTTCGAGGGCTTCACCTACACCAATCCCAATAATACGCTGACGTGA